A portion of the Cryptomeria japonica chromosome 5, Sugi_1.0, whole genome shotgun sequence genome contains these proteins:
- the LOC131876113 gene encoding probable 2' cyclic ADP-D-ribose synthase BdTIR → MASFSSPHQQNKKLHAFSGIESVRKRRKVEESSRLFDVFINHRGPDVKHTLAIQLYDSLKNLGIRTFLDAEEKELGDSFISTIETAIRSASVQIAIFSRGYAESPWCLA, encoded by the coding sequence ATGGCATCCTTTTCCTCGCCTCATCAACAGAACAAGAAACTTCATGCTTTCTCTGGAATTGAGTCTGTGAGGAAAAGGAGAAAAGTAGAGGAGTCTTCAAGGTTGTTCGATGTATTCATCAACCATAGAGGTCCTGATGTCAAACATACTCTGGCTATTCAGCTTTACGATTCTCTTAAGAATTTAGGCATACGGACATTTCTTGATGCTGAAGAGAAGGAACTCGGAGACTCGTTTATATCTACCATTGAGACTGCCATTAGATCTGCTTCAGTGCAGATCGCTATCTTTTCCAGAGGATATGCAGAGTCGCCTTGGTGTCTTGCTTAG